The proteins below come from a single Vibrio diazotrophicus genomic window:
- a CDS encoding 2TM domain-containing protein — protein MIIRKLRLKHGWSQEQLADLSGLSIRTIQRIERGRKPGLESLKSLAAVFETSIEELQQEPEMTSDTKYTEEEQTVIDQVRAIKGFYSHLMTYVMVISLLFAINLFTSSHYIWAWWPALGWGIGILNHGLNAFEVFNLFGPKWEKRQIEKRLGRKM, from the coding sequence ATGATTATTAGAAAACTCAGACTAAAACATGGTTGGTCTCAGGAGCAATTGGCCGATCTTAGTGGCTTAAGCATCCGTACTATTCAGAGAATTGAACGTGGTCGAAAGCCTGGTTTGGAGTCACTAAAATCCCTAGCTGCTGTCTTTGAAACCAGTATCGAAGAACTTCAGCAGGAGCCAGAAATGACCAGTGACACAAAGTATACTGAAGAAGAACAAACGGTGATCGACCAAGTAAGAGCCATCAAGGGTTTTTACTCACACCTGATGACATACGTTATGGTGATCAGCCTACTTTTCGCCATCAACCTATTTACCAGTTCTCACTATATTTGGGCTTGGTGGCCAGCTTTAGGCTGGGGCATTGGTATTTTGAACCATGGTTTAAATGCCTTCGAAGTGTTCAATCTCTTCGGTCCAAAATGGGAAAAGCGTCAAATTGAAAAACGCCTTGGTAGGAAGATGTAA
- a CDS encoding aromatic amino acid transaminase, producing MFSHLTAPTLDPIISLSAAFRDDPRTEKVDLGIGVYKNSLGETPIMQAILQAQDIVAKTQKSKSYVGLAGCEEFNQCMADLVLGDTPVRDRLSVIQTPGASGALRMLADLMHFAQPETTVWLTDPSYVNHKPIMEAAGLKVKFYSYFSQKTKMVNADRMLADLAHAGPKDVVVVHGCCHNPTGADIDFAAWQAITELAQKNGFMPFVDIAYQGFGDGLQEDAKGIRHMAERVEEMLITTSCSKNFGLYRERTGAAMVLGKNATEATNAKGKLLTLARTTYTMPPDHGAALVKTVLQSDALTITWKNELVEMQQRLLSLRKSLCNQLRNQHNTSQFDFIESHKGMFTMLGLTAEQMLRLREDFGIYGVADSRINIAGLTEKDIPYVADAIMKVL from the coding sequence ATGTTCTCTCATTTAACTGCTCCAACTCTTGACCCCATCATTTCCCTGTCGGCGGCTTTCCGCGACGATCCTCGCACTGAAAAAGTCGATTTAGGCATTGGTGTTTATAAAAATAGCTTAGGCGAAACGCCAATCATGCAAGCAATTTTGCAAGCTCAAGATATTGTAGCGAAAACACAGAAGTCAAAGTCGTACGTTGGCCTTGCTGGATGCGAAGAGTTCAACCAATGCATGGCGGACTTAGTGCTAGGTGACACACCTGTGCGTGATCGACTCTCCGTTATTCAGACTCCGGGTGCCAGTGGCGCATTACGTATGCTTGCTGATCTTATGCATTTTGCGCAGCCAGAAACAACGGTTTGGCTAACCGACCCAAGTTATGTCAACCACAAACCGATCATGGAAGCCGCAGGGCTTAAAGTGAAGTTTTACAGTTACTTTAGCCAAAAGACCAAAATGGTGAACGCTGATCGCATGCTTGCGGACTTGGCGCATGCAGGGCCAAAAGATGTGGTCGTTGTTCATGGTTGTTGTCACAACCCGACGGGGGCAGACATAGATTTTGCAGCTTGGCAGGCGATAACGGAATTAGCACAGAAAAATGGTTTTATGCCTTTTGTAGACATTGCCTATCAAGGCTTTGGTGATGGATTACAAGAAGATGCAAAAGGCATTCGCCACATGGCAGAACGTGTAGAAGAGATGCTGATTACTACCTCATGTTCAAAAAACTTCGGCCTATATCGCGAACGTACTGGGGCTGCCATGGTACTGGGAAAAAATGCGACAGAAGCAACGAATGCTAAAGGTAAACTTCTGACATTGGCGCGCACCACGTACACTATGCCGCCTGACCACGGCGCTGCGCTGGTAAAAACAGTATTACAAAGCGATGCATTAACCATAACTTGGAAGAATGAGTTGGTTGAAATGCAACAACGTCTGTTAAGTCTTCGTAAAAGTTTATGTAACCAGTTGAGAAATCAACACAATACTTCACAATTTGATTTCATAGAAAGTCACAAAGGTATGTTTACTATGCTAGGCTTAACAGCAGAGCAAATGTTACGACTACGCGAAGACTTTGGTATCTATGGGGTTGCCGATAGTCGTATTAACATTGCTGGTTTAACAGAAAAAGACATCCCTTATGTGGCGGATGCGATAATGAAAGTTTTATAG
- a CDS encoding ATP-dependent zinc protease family protein: MKQQWKFLIPLMLSGGLMACSTTSNEGDAKDQAVQVEEPKQEVSQPERDLSKYETITPKVEPIVESKPEVRPEQQPKPDPKPPMVADAKKTADGRLILGEQEWVYITGLKENFRARIDTGATTSSVSAVDVVPFERDGKDWVKFKIAHDDVMSKEFALPVERWVDIRQSSADGTQRRAVVMAWIQIGDLKENTEFTLTDRSHLTFPVLLGRSFFKDVALVDVSRKYIQPKHK, from the coding sequence ATGAAACAACAGTGGAAATTTTTAATTCCTTTGATGCTGAGTGGCGGTTTAATGGCTTGTTCTACAACGTCTAATGAAGGTGATGCAAAGGATCAAGCTGTTCAAGTTGAAGAACCTAAACAAGAGGTTTCTCAACCAGAAAGAGACCTTAGTAAATATGAAACCATAACCCCAAAGGTTGAGCCTATTGTTGAATCTAAGCCGGAAGTAAGACCTGAACAGCAACCAAAGCCGGATCCTAAGCCACCTATGGTGGCGGACGCTAAGAAAACAGCCGATGGTCGTTTGATTCTTGGAGAACAAGAATGGGTTTATATTACGGGCTTGAAAGAGAACTTCCGTGCGCGTATTGATACAGGTGCGACGACTTCTTCAGTAAGCGCTGTTGACGTTGTTCCATTCGAGCGTGATGGCAAAGACTGGGTAAAATTCAAGATTGCACACGATGATGTGATGAGCAAAGAGTTTGCTTTACCTGTAGAGCGTTGGGTTGATATTCGTCAGTCAAGCGCTGACGGTACACAACGTCGAGCTGTGGTTATGGCATGGATTCAAATCGGTGATTTGAAAGAAAATACCGAGTTCACTCTAACAGACAGAAGTCACCTGACTTTCCCTGTGTTGCTAGGTCGCAGCTTCTTTAAAGATGTTGCACTGGTGGATGTAAGCCGTAAGTACATCCAACCAAAGCATAAGTAA
- the fruA gene encoding PTS fructose transporter subunit IIBC, which yields MNIAIITACPSGVANSIIAAGLLEQAAKSLNWTSVVECHSSVIEGYKLTDSDINNAEVVIIAANTPVDTTRFVGKKVYQSDISACTSNPTAYLKTAVEQASELSASAATTYQAPAAPAASAKKIVAITACPTGVAHTFMAAEALEETGSRLGHKVKVETRGSVGAKNQLTAQEIAEADLVIIAADIDVPLDRFNGKKLYKTSTGLALKKTEQEINNAFEKATVYTQAEASKSAESTGEKKGVYKHLMTGVSHMLPVVVAGGLIIALSFVFGIEAFKEEGTLAAALMTIGGGSAFALMIPVLAGFIAFSIADRPGLAPGLIGGILASSTGAGFLGGIAAGFIAGYSAKFIADKVSLPQSMEALKPILIIPFIASLVTGLVMIYIVGGPVSGIMTAMTTFLNDMGSANAVLLGIILGAMMCFDLGGPVNKAAYTFGVGLLASQTYAPMAAIMAAGMVPALGMGLATFLAKNKFEPSEREAGKASFVLGLCFISEGAIPFAAKDPMRVIPACMAGGALTGALSMLFGAKLMAPHGGLFVLAIPGAITPVFMYLVAIAAGTAVTGFGYAFFKARATDKSAVTAS from the coding sequence ATGAATATTGCTATTATCACTGCATGCCCTAGCGGCGTTGCAAACAGCATTATTGCTGCAGGACTGCTTGAACAAGCCGCAAAATCACTAAACTGGACTTCCGTTGTGGAATGTCACTCTTCTGTGATTGAAGGCTACAAGCTTACCGATTCAGACATCAACAACGCTGAAGTCGTTATTATCGCAGCCAATACACCTGTTGATACTACTCGCTTTGTTGGTAAAAAAGTCTACCAAAGTGATATCTCTGCATGCACAAGTAACCCAACGGCTTACTTAAAAACAGCGGTTGAGCAAGCGTCTGAGCTTAGCGCAAGCGCTGCAACAACTTACCAAGCACCTGCAGCTCCTGCAGCAAGCGCGAAGAAGATTGTTGCTATCACTGCATGCCCTACTGGTGTTGCACACACTTTCATGGCTGCTGAAGCGTTGGAAGAGACTGGTTCTCGTCTTGGCCACAAAGTCAAAGTAGAAACACGCGGTTCTGTTGGTGCGAAAAACCAACTGACTGCTCAAGAGATTGCTGAAGCTGATCTTGTTATCATTGCTGCAGACATCGACGTTCCGCTTGACCGCTTCAACGGCAAAAAACTTTACAAAACCAGTACGGGTCTTGCGCTGAAGAAAACAGAACAAGAGATCAATAACGCATTCGAAAAAGCAACGGTTTACACCCAAGCTGAAGCTTCAAAAAGTGCTGAAAGCACTGGTGAGAAGAAAGGTGTGTACAAACACTTAATGACAGGTGTTTCTCACATGCTACCAGTGGTAGTAGCGGGTGGTTTGATCATCGCACTGTCTTTCGTATTCGGTATCGAAGCGTTTAAAGAAGAAGGTACTCTAGCAGCGGCATTGATGACTATCGGTGGTGGTTCAGCATTTGCACTTATGATCCCTGTTCTTGCTGGTTTCATCGCGTTTTCAATTGCTGACCGTCCTGGACTTGCACCGGGCTTGATTGGCGGTATATTAGCAAGCTCTACTGGCGCAGGTTTCCTAGGTGGTATCGCTGCTGGTTTCATCGCGGGTTACTCTGCGAAGTTCATTGCTGATAAAGTTTCTCTTCCTCAGTCAATGGAAGCATTGAAACCGATTCTTATCATTCCATTTATTGCTAGCTTAGTAACTGGGTTGGTTATGATCTACATCGTTGGTGGACCAGTATCGGGCATCATGACTGCGATGACGACGTTCCTTAACGACATGGGTTCAGCTAACGCAGTACTGCTTGGTATTATTCTTGGCGCAATGATGTGTTTCGACCTTGGTGGCCCTGTCAACAAAGCGGCTTACACATTTGGTGTTGGTCTGTTGGCTTCACAAACTTACGCACCAATGGCAGCTATCATGGCAGCTGGTATGGTTCCGGCTCTAGGTATGGGTTTAGCGACTTTCCTTGCTAAAAACAAATTTGAACCTAGCGAGCGGGAAGCAGGTAAAGCATCATTCGTACTTGGCCTATGTTTCATCTCTGAAGGTGCTATCCCATTCGCAGCGAAAGACCCAATGCGTGTTATCCCAGCATGTATGGCAGGTGGCGCGTTAACTGGCGCTCTATCAATGCTGTTCGGTGCAAAACTGATGGCTCCACACGGCGGTTTATTCGTACTAGCAATTCCTGGTGCTATTACTCCTGTGTTTATGTACCTAGTAGCAATCGCAGCGGGTACAGCAGTAACTGGCTTTGGCTACGCATTTTTCAAAGCTCGTGCTACTGACAAATCTGCGGTAACTGCTTCTTAA
- the nrdG gene encoding anaerobic ribonucleoside-triphosphate reductase-activating protein — MNYHQYHPIDVVNGPGTRSTLFVSGCEHNCKGCYNQSTWSLRSGHPYTQDLENRIIADLNDTRIPKRGLSLSGGDPLHPQNVSAILHLVKRVKQECTDKDIWLWTGYLLSELSEAQKQVLEYIDVLIDGKFIKELADPSLDWRGSSNQVIHYLKS, encoded by the coding sequence ATGAACTACCACCAATATCATCCTATTGATGTGGTCAACGGACCGGGGACACGCAGTACACTGTTTGTCTCCGGCTGCGAACACAACTGTAAAGGCTGCTATAACCAGAGCACATGGTCTTTGCGCTCTGGTCATCCCTATACTCAAGATTTAGAAAATCGCATCATTGCGGACTTGAACGATACCCGCATACCGAAACGTGGTTTGTCATTGTCCGGTGGTGATCCACTGCATCCACAAAACGTCTCTGCCATTCTTCATCTGGTGAAACGCGTTAAGCAAGAATGTACCGATAAAGATATCTGGCTATGGACGGGTTATCTGCTCTCGGAACTGAGCGAAGCTCAAAAACAGGTGTTGGAATACATTGATGTGCTGATAGATGGCAAATTTATCAAAGAGCTTGCCGATCCGAGCCTAGACTGGCGAGGCAGCAGTAATCAAGTCATTCACTACCTCAAATCTTAA